A genomic window from Purpureocillium takamizusanense chromosome 2, complete sequence includes:
- a CDS encoding uncharacterized protein (COG:S~EggNog:ENOG503PCDQ) has product MNDSETLAEVMHGVFPERPKKPLRPTVEAPELQGIYHNAGYGNITLRLKDDPNSRCKRKRLSASRLEYTFPMVLDLYHASGDWWLIVLDAADNPIVYFRSYAKAEFQFGVDDKPNALEVYFLSGDPKGESEDTKVVFEKIG; this is encoded by the coding sequence ATGAACGATAGCGAGACCCTGGCAGAGGTCATGCACGGCGTATTTCCCGAGAGACCCAAAAAGCCTCTACGCCCGACCGTCGAAGCCCCTGAACTACAGGGCATATACCACAACGCGGGATATGGAAACATCACATTGCGTCTCAAAGACGACCCAAACTCCCGCTGTAAACGAAAACGCCTTTCCGCCTCGCGTTTAGAATATACTTTCCCGATGGTGCTTGACCTGTACCATGCTTCGGGTGACTGGTGGCTCatcgtgctcgacgcggccgacaACCCAATCGTATACTTCCGGTCGTACGCAAAGGCCGAGTTCCAGTTCGGAGTTGACGACAAGCCGAACGCGCTAGAGGTGTACTTTTTGTCTGGGGACCCAAAGGGAGAATCCGAGGATACCAAAGTTGTGTTCGAAAAGATCGGCTAG
- a CDS encoding uncharacterized protein (EggNog:ENOG503P14C~MEROPS:MER0026262~SECRETED:SignalP(1-25~SECRETED:cutsite=IAA-QE~SECRETED:prob=0.8212)~COG:V): MMVLKRSWAIALAGLLALQQVPIAAQEPLAPRSGRNPLDETFAELVNKTLDVFKVPGLAIAVIDDEEVFAEGYGFATLPDMRATPQTLWYGASTTKAFTAATIAHLIDSKRYSSLELGWQTTISSLLRDEFMLQDEWATNHITLDDAVSHRTGLPSHDMSSIHIIDGRSAVPKDIVRNLRNLATNEPRVEFEYCNLMYVTLSYVIESLTGKWLGQVLKETLWDPLGMDGTRFSLEDALQAPYHLARGYRWDNGSQIYHPVDHMPVSEISGAGATFSNVLDYAKWLKSLIHASGPLSKAVHKDIRTPRIIDTDPAFNRGIQLYALAWDRFVYHGHVGYQHGGSMHAFGGSVYWLPEAKFGVVAFGNTAHTSNAAVEELIIKLIDDKLGIPAENRIDRRRSKSFPG; encoded by the exons ATGATGGTGCTTAAACGATCGTGGGCGATAGCCCTGGCCGGTCTTTTGGCCTTGCAGCAGGTCCCAATCGCCGCGCAGGAGCCCCTGGCCCCCCGATCCGGTCGGAATCCGCTCGATGAAACGTTCGCGGAGCTCGTCAACAAGACACTCGACGTCTTCAAGGTTCCCGGGCTTGCCATTGCCGtgattgacgacgaggaagtcTTTGCCGAG GGCTATGGCTTCGCCACCCTGCCAGATATGAGAGCAACGCCGCAGACGCTGTGGTacggcgcctcgacgaccaaGGCCTTCACCGCGGCCACTATCGCGCACCTCATCGACTCCAAGCGTTACTCTTCCTTGGAACTAGGCTGGCAAACCACCATCTCGTCTCTGCTTCGCGACGAGTTTATGCTGCAGGATGAGTGGGCGACAAACCACATCAccctcgatgacgccgttAGCCACCGCACAGGATTGCCATCACACGACATGTCCAGCATCCACATCATAGACGGCAGATCGGCCGTGCCCAAGGATATTGTGAGAAATCTGCGGAACCTTGCGACTAACGAGCCTCGCGTCGAATTCGAATACTGCAATCTCATGTACGTCACGCTGTCTTATGTGATTGAGTCCCTCACCGGCAAGTGGCTCGGGCAGGTCCTCAAGGAAACCCTCTGGGATCCTCTGGGTATGGACGGGACTCGTTTCAGTCTTGAAGACGCCTTGCAGGCGCCGTACCATCTCGCCCGGGGCTACAGGTGGGACAACGGCAGCCAGATCTACCACCCGGTAGACCACATGCCTGTGAGCGAgatcagcggcgccggcgccaccttTTCCAACGTCCTCGACTACGCCAAATGGCTAAAGAGCCTCATCCACGCAAGTGGCCCCCTGTCCAAAGCCGTCCACAAAGATATCAGGACGCCGCGCATAATCGACACTGACCCGGCGTTCAACCGCGGCATACAGTTGTATGCTTTGGCATGGGACCGGTTCGTCTACCATGGCCATGTCGGATACCAGCATGGCGGAAGCATGCATGCTTTCGGCGGAAGCGTCTATTGGCTACCAGAGGCCAAGTTTGGCGTCGTTGCCTTTGGAAACACGGCGCACACGTCGAATGCagcggtggaggagctgaTAATCAAGCTGATTGACGACAAGCTTGGGATACCTGCTGAGAATCGCATCGACAGAAGAAGAAGTAAGTCTTTTCCAGGATAG